The segment CTGGTGGCGCGTTGAGGTCGGAAGTAGTGGCATCACCAAAATCCCAGAAAAATTGAAAGTTGCCCTGATTGAGTGTATTGTTGGTAATGTGCAACGTATCACCCAAACAAATTGAGTCTTGCGACACGGCAAACGCCGCCTGCGGTTTTGGCGTGATTTTGATAGCAACTTTTGCGGTAGAGTCTGTATTACAGCTACCTATCACTTTCATATACGCGAAATAAGTGCCTGCCGTATTATAAACAAACGTTACGGGCGAAGTCGTGGCTATATTGCCGTTTCCTCCAAAAATTACAAAATTCGGGTTGTTGCCACTCGTTTGGTTGGTAAACGTAACGGGTAGCCCTTCGCAACCTCGCGCCGTGTCTATGCCCAACTTCGCTTTTACGATGCTGTCCGCCCCAATCACAATGTTTTGAGTTGCTATTTTTTCACAAGCCACCGTACCCGCGCCTACATTTTCGGTTACGGTCAGCGAAATAGTGTAGTTGCCCGAATTGGTGTAAACTTTGGGCGGCGGCGGATTTTGGGTGCTGGTCGTACCGTCGCCATAATCCCACAAATACTTGATAGGCAAGCCGCTCGGCGAACTTGAATTGTTAGTAATATAAATCGTGTCGCCTTTGCAAGTGTTGGTTTTATTCACTGCGAAAGCCGCAATTGGTTTGGGTTTTACGTGAATATTTCGGGTAATGGTGTCCTGATTACAGCCATTAACTACCGCCAAACGAACTTTGTAAGTTCCTGCCGCCGTGAAAGTGTGCGCTTGCTGAAAACCACCTGCCGTAGAGGTATTATCACCCCAAAACCACGTCAGGGCGTTGCTCGTACCTTGCGGCTGATTGCTGGTGAGTGTAATCGTGTAAGGCGCACAACCGACACTATCATTTCCCAAAGCAAAAAACGCTTTTACCTCGTTGGCTTTTACTTTAATGGAATCTATGAGCGTATCAGAGCCGCACTCGTTGAGGGCAATGAGTTTAACCACATACGTCGTGTCGTCTTTGCCGCTATACTGAAAGGCGTGTATCACGGTATTTTGTTGCGGCGGATTCACGGGGAAAGTCGTAACCACAGTGCTTGGCGCATCGCCAAACGTCCATTTATACTGCTTCGCTTTGCCGTAAGACGTGTTATAAATGGTTAGCGGAAATCCTGCACAAATTATTTTATCATACGAAAAACCAGCCGTAGGCACAGGGTGCACCGTGATAGAATCGCGTTTTATGGGCGTTCCGCAACTGTTTGGGGTGGTGAGGGTAATGTAATAAGTCGTGTCGCGGTATTTGCTCGGCAAATAAGTAACAGGCGGCGGCACGGCCAACGTAGAAGTAACGCCATTCCCAAAATTCCATTGATACGACGGCTCAAAACCTGTAGTTTGGTTAGTGAATATTACGACTTTAGGCGCACACGAATCACTGGCCGAAACGGGTTTGTTAAATGTAAAATTCGGTACGGCAGGTTCTACGACACGTATCGGCAACGTGAGCGTATCCCAACAGGTTTTTTGCGATTTGGCATAAAGCGTTATGTTTTTAAAACCTGTGCTGGTAAATGTAAATTGGCCGTTGCCGTTGGGCAGACTTGGGCGCAATACACCATCTCCAAAATCCCAGAGATACGTCATGCTGCTGCTACCCGCAGGCACAATGCTTGTGTTCGGGAACGTATAGGCAACGCCTTTGCAATAAATGGCGCGTGGCGTAAGCGTATCGAATCGCGCCACAGGCATCGGATTTACTACGATAGTTTTGGTATGCGTGCTGTCGCAACTGTTGGCCGCACGAAAATTATAACTAATCGTAAATGTTTGGGGCGTAGTGGGTGGCGTTGCACCTACGGCAGTTTTTGGGTCAAAAATACCTGTGCTATTATTGGTAATGCCTGTACCTGACCACGTTCCGCCGCTTGTTGGCGTTACGCCTGCTAAAGTCGAAAGTTGCAGCGGCGCATCAAAATAACAAATTGTATCTTGGTTCGCGCCTGCGTTTACGCTTGGCAAAGGCTTCACGCGCACCGTGATAGAATCTTTCCGCAAACAAAGTCCAGCACCCACGCTATACACGAGTTTGTAAGTTGTGCCGTTCGGGTTACTGGGCGAAGGATTGGCATTGCGTGGCGTAAACACACCTGCAAGGCTTACCGCCGTTCCTGACCACGTGCCACCCGCAGGCGAGAAACTCGGCAATATGAAATTGGCCGCCGCCGTATCCACGCACATTACTAAGTTGTTGCCTGCTTCTACTGTTACGGGTTCTGTAATGTTTACGCTAATGTCTTTGAAACTTTGGCAAGCCGTCGTCCCGTCAGTGAACGTGTAACGGAATGTAAAATTACCCAAAGCATTTGGCACAAAACTACCGTTGGCATTTAGCGTAATGTTAGGCACTGGCGCAGGTGTTGTGATATTTGTCCAAACACCCGTACCGCCAACGGTCGGACTAAAGTTGGCCAATTGCACCGACGTAGCCGTAAGGCTTCGGCAAAACGTAGTATCACGCGCCAACACCACTGGCAACGGGTTGATTTTGATGGTTTTGGTGTGCGTATTGCTACACTGTGGCGCAATGCTATTTTCTGTGTAAGTAAATGTAAGCGTGTAAGTTGTACCTGCAATGCCTTTGCTTGGGTCAAATTCATAAACATTTTGCAGGGCATCAAACGTAAGCAAACCCACAGGCAAACCCACACCCGACCAACTCACTGTTCCGTTAGCTCGTTTATAATCTGATAGCACATATTTTGCTTTATCAATACAAACTTCCGAAGGCGTGCGAGCCGCCAATACGGTATCAGTTATCACGGGCAAAGGTTTTACCCTAATGGTTTTGGTGTCGTGCCTTTCGCAAAGTGGGTCGCTGGGGTTGGTGGTGTATTTTAGTGTAAACACACCCACTCCTGCAACGGCAGGGTCAAAAGTTCCGTTAATATTGGTAATGCCTGTACCTGTCCACTGGCCACCCGCAGGGCTAAAACCTGTGAGGTTAAAAGCCGCATCGCTTACACAAACCGTGTCATTTACACCTGCTTCTACGGTGGTCGGTTCGCTAATGACGACGGTCGCATCTTTGAAACTCACGCAACCATTGTTGTCCGTAAAAGTATAGCGAAGCGTAAAAGTTCCTGTTTCGTTCGGTACAAAAGTGCCGTTCGCGTTTACCGTAATGTTGGGCGTTGGGGTTGGGCTGGTTACGTTTGTCCAAATGCCTGTTCCCCCTGTCGTTGGGCTAAAACTTGGCATCGTAACGGGCGAAGTATTTTTACAAAAATTCGCATTTTGTACTGTTACCACTGGCAACACATTGATAGTAAGCTGCTTGGTTTTGGTCTGAACGCAAAGCGGCGCACTGCCCGTTTCCGTGTAAGTAAACGTAAGCGTGTAAGTTGTGCCTGCAACGCCTTTGCTTGGGTCTATTTCGTACAAATGAGATGTGTTATCAAACGTAAGCAAACCCACAGGCAAGCCAGTTCCCGACCAACTCACTGTTCCGTTTATCTGTTTATAATCGGTAAGCAAATAAGGGGATTTGTCTATACAAACAGCCGTCGGCGTGGCGATGCTGTCGGCGATAGTTGGCAATGGTTTTACAAAAACGCGCATCGTGTCAGAGGCCGAACAACTGCCGCCGCCAATCGTGTAAGTAAGCAAATAACCAGTGCTTGTATTGGCTGGCACGGACGAAGGCGTAAAAATTCCGTTGGAAGCCACGCCGCTACCCGACCAAATGCCGCCCGTTGGCGTGCCCGTAATCGTGAAAGGAGCAGCATCAGCACAAACCGTTTTGTTTGCTCCCGCTTCCGCCGAAGGCGAGCCGATAATTCGCACAATGGTATCTTTTACGGTAATACAATTCGGCGAAGCCGCCGCCGTAAACGTATAACGAATCACGACGTTTTGGGGAGGAATAGCCGCACCCAACGCCACCGACGGATTGATTAAATATTGCCCGCCAGAAAACGTAATGGCCGCAGGGACTGACGGACACGACCAAACGCCCGTACCCACCGCGTTGGCCGTAGGTGTTGGTAAAGGTTCGGTGTTCGGGGTGTTACAAAACGTAAAATTATTTCCTGCAAAACTAATCACAGGCGGAGCAACTACCGTAATGTTGGCCGTGAGTGTATCCGTACAGCCATTGGCATCGGTTACGCCATAACGCACTGCATACGAACCAATTGTATTTGGGGTAAATGAACCTGCTGCCGAAATGCCGCCTTGTCCTTTCCAGCCGCCGCCGTTGGGCGTGGCTTTCATACCAAACGGAACAGTGGACAAACAAACAGTTGTATCGGCAAGTGCATCGCCGCCGATTTTGATAACAGGACGCGGATTTACCAACACTTGTACCGTGTCTTTGCTCACGCAATTAGACAGTTGGTCGGTAGCCGTCAGGACGTACAAATACGTGCCTACCGTGCTGTTGGTGGTTGTGGTTGTCAGGCTGTTAGGACTGGTTACGCCTGCGCCGCCGCCTGTTACTGCCCACGAATACGTTACGTTAGTGGCTGGCGTACCTACCCCCAAATTCACGGTAGTGGCGGGGCAAATTTTTACTTGTTTGGGTTGGCCTGCGGCTGGTCTTGGCGCGGTGCTGGCTTGCGCCACTGGCGGATTAGTAACGATAAAAGGCACGGTAGCGGGTTGCGCCGCCGCTCCGCAACTGTTGGACGGCGTAAGATTCAGGTTATACTGACCCACAGGCAACGTAAAGTTTGGAGTAGTGCCTGTACCCGTGTTGCCTGTCGGGTTGGGCGTGCCATTTGTCCCAATCACAGACCAAGCGTAGGTTTCGCCAGTTTTGGGCGTAGTGGTCGGAGCAATAGCCGTCGCGCCGCAACTGGCGTAATAGCCATTCGGAAACTGTGCGTTAGCGGGTTGCGCAAACGCCGAAAGTCCACCAATGTCGGCGGGTGTTGGGGTTGGTTTGCCTTTGATGGTGATGGTGGCGCAACTTGATGTAGGTGAACCGCAACTATTTGAGGACGTAAGTGTAACGGTATAAGTGCCTGCTTTGGTGAAATTTAAGGTATCTACCGCGCTGCTGCTGTTGGTGCTGTTAAAAGTGAAGCCCGTGCCACCCGAAACCGTCCAAGTAAGATTGCCGCCACCCGTCGAAGTGCTATTGAGTGGCAAAGAAACAGGCAAACAAACGCCTGCGGCTGGGGTCAGGTCGATGGGTGTGCCTGAGCAACTGGTTACGGCGGTCGTGCCGCTCATTCCCGACAAAAAAGATGCTTGCGTCTGAGTGCCGACTGTTACTTGAATAATCGTATCTTTTGCCCCACAACTATTTGTAGCCGTGAGCTTTACGTTATAAACGCCTGCGGCGGTGTAAGTATGGCTTACGGGGTCGGACACCGAAAAAGTTTGTAGCGTGTTGCTTGCGCCAGAGGCTGGGTCGCCAAAGTCCCAATCATACTGGGCGATGGGGTCTAAGTACGTGGTTTGGGCATCGCTGGGGCAAGACGTATTCGTAAAGTTCACGGTACGCGAACCGCCCGACAAACACAAGTTGGCAGGAACAGTAAAGTTTGGTTTTGCTTTAATTTTGGTTCTAAATTCGGACGTGGCCGTTTGGGTGTTACAATTATTTTTAGAAACCAATTTCATAAAGCGGCTAAAACCCGTCGTAACATTGGGCGGCAAGTTGCAGGCCTGCGAAGAGTTAAACTTATAAACGTGTTTGTGAGGCCCTGTGCTGGTGGTTTCCAGTGAGTCGCCATCTGCCCAATACAACGTATAAGAAGTGGCATTTTGGGTGCTGAATGTTACGCGCATCGTATCGCCTTCGCAAAGTGTTACGAGATTGGCGGGAATGATAATCGCGCCCGAAGGGTCTTTTTCGTACACCAATTGTTTGGTAAAAGTGGACGTACAGCCCGACACATTGTCTTTGGCCGTGAGCACGAAGGTATAAACCCCGATGTTGTAGGTATGGAAAATATTGGGCGTGAGGCTGGTCGTTATTTCGTTGGGAGAACCGTCGCCCCAGTTCCAAGTGTAAGTTGTGTTGGGGTCGGCGTTGGAAGTATTTCGGAACTGAAAGTTAAATACGGTTTCCGCATCACTGGCGGCCAAACATCGTCTAAAGTTAGAGGCATTGATACCCTGCGTATTAATATTGATAAGCGGTGTAGCTTTTACGGGAACGCTCACGGGTGCGGCGGTGGTGCTACAACCGTTTTTGGTGGCCGTAACCGTTACGTTATAATTGCCGCTTGTCGCGCCTGTGGGCGTGAAAGCATGGCTTACATTTGTGCCTGTGGCCGTGTTGCTGCTACCCGACGAAGCATCGCCGAAGTTCCAAGTATAAACTGTGGCCGCATCGGGGGCTGTGATGGCAAATGTCGTATTGGCTTGACCGCAAGGGTTGGCAGGATTGAAAGTGAAAACAGGCGCAAGCGGCAAATCATTAACCACAAACGTTTTTTTGATAGAATCTTCGCAAGGTGATGGACTCGTATAGCGGCGCACCAAAACCACCGTTTTCGAGCCTGCCGAAGCGAAGGTGTGTGTAGTGTTACCTACCGCTTCAAACGGACTACCATCGCCCCAACGCCATTCGTAGGTAGGCGAATCGGTGGCAGCAGAGGTAATCGTAAAGGAAATGGCTTGGCCTTTACAAAGTGGCGTTCCCACCGAAAAATCAACTTTGTTACTTGTACCTTTACACGCGCCTTGCGCATATAAACGATTGGTAGCAAAAGAGATAAATAAGATAATTAGCCAGTAAGTTCTTTTCATGTTCTTTAGAAAATTAAAATTTAAGCTGATTGAACAAAATAATCAGTCCAAAAAAATATTCTATTAATTTAATTTTCCGAAAATTACACAGATAATACAGCCCTGACAATCGTACAATTGGCGTATTTCCAAACACTACTTATATTGTATCAAATACATTTAACAACAGCTTTTATACATTGATATTCACGTCATCAAAAAACGCAATATGCTTACAAACATCTGTCCCAAATTGCCGATGCGAAATTTGGATATTACTCAAGATTTTTATGTCAATAAACTGGGATTTGAGAATATTGGCGCGGCTGATTACGAAGGTTATTTAATTCTAAAAAAAGACGATATAGAGATTCATCTTTTTGAATTTCAGGAACTTGACCCAAAAAATAATTACGGACAAGTTTACATTCGCACCACTGACATTGAGACATTGTATCAGTGGTTGGTAGAAAAGCAGATAGCCATTCACCCAAACGGGCGTTTGGCGGCCAAGCCATGGGGGCAAAAAGAGTTTTCGTTGCTCGACCCAGACCATAACCTACTAACCTTTGGGCAGCAGATTTAAGGAATGTTTTTCATAAATATTCAAAACAATTCTTACATACAAAGATTTATATTTTCATAAATCTTTTCTTTCACAATACTAATACGGCCACTTTTCCAAACAGCACTAAGCGTGGAGACGAGCAACCACGACAAAAACAGGGCGAAATCGAAAAGCCATACGAGTAGAACAAAATTAATTTCAATCAGCATGAACGTATTTTTCAGAGCCATAGCATTATTTTTATGCTCCAGCCTCCTTTTCTCTATGTCATCGTGTTTGGTTTCTTCGACTCATACGACAGTTGTCAAAAAGGATTCGGGCAAGCATAAAGGTTGGTACAAAAACAGTAACAATCCGCACCACCCCCACTCTACCAACCCTGGGCATGGAAACAAAAAAGTAAAAGTCAAAATGAAATAACATAATTGATCTTTTTGCATTCTTTATTGTAAAAAAAACAGCTTATTTAAAGCCGACAACATCTATTTTGTCGGCTTTTTTTTATAGTTTTAGGGGAAAAATATTATTGTGCCATGAAAATATTAACCGAAACGACACGCCTTTATTTGCGAGAAATAAACAACACGGATACCGCCGATTTGTTTGAGATGGATTCCGACCCAGCGGTACATTTATATATTGAAAATCAGCCGCTTATTTCTATAGAAGAAATAGAACCCGTGATACGTTCGCTCCAAAAACAATACCAAGACAACGGAATCGCTCGCTGGGCGGTGGTTGAGAAAGCAACCAACGAATGTGTGGGTTGGGCGGGTCTCAAACTTTTTCGGGAGCAAATGAATAACCGCCAAAATTTCTACGAATTGGGCTACCGATTCAAGCAAAAACATTGGGGAAAAGGCTTTGCGACGGAATCTTCCAAAGCGATTTTGGACTACGGATTTGAGCATTTGCCTACCGAAACCATATTTGCCATTACGCATCCGCACAATGCCAATTCTCAAAAAGTGTTGGGCAAATTGGGATTTGCGTATCAAGAAACCTTTGAGTATGAAGGCGAACCGACGTTTTGGTTTGAGCTTACCAAATCACATTGGAAAGAACACAGAAACAATTTATCTTATTGAAAATCAAATGAATATACCAGAAACTATCGAAACTTTTTTGTCGCGATACGATGCGCAAGTCTCCAGTAATGCGCACTTGCTACGTGAGCTGGTTTTGCAAAATTTGCCGCAGGTACAAGAGCAATTAGATGTTTCGGCCAAGATGATTGGGTATTGTTACGGGCAAAAATATTCGGAACTAATTTGTATGCTTATTCCGTCCCAAAAGGGGCTAAAGCTTGG is part of the Flexibacter flexilis DSM 6793 genome and harbors:
- a CDS encoding PKD domain-containing protein; this translates as MKRTYWLIILFISFATNRLYAQGACKGTSNKVDFSVGTPLCKGQAISFTITSAATDSPTYEWRWGDGSPFEAVGNTTHTFASAGSKTVVLVRRYTSPSPCEDSIKKTFVVNDLPLAPVFTFNPANPCGQANTTFAITAPDAATVYTWNFGDASSGSSNTATGTNVSHAFTPTGATSGNYNVTVTATKNGCSTTAAPVSVPVKATPLININTQGINASNFRRCLAASDAETVFNFQFRNTSNADPNTTYTWNWGDGSPNEITTSLTPNIFHTYNIGVYTFVLTAKDNVSGCTSTFTKQLVYEKDPSGAIIIPANLVTLCEGDTMRVTFSTQNATSYTLYWADGDSLETTSTGPHKHVYKFNSSQACNLPPNVTTGFSRFMKLVSKNNCNTQTATSEFRTKIKAKPNFTVPANLCLSGGSRTVNFTNTSCPSDAQTTYLDPIAQYDWDFGDPASGASNTLQTFSVSDPVSHTYTAAGVYNVKLTATNSCGAKDTIIQVTVGTQTQASFLSGMSGTTAVTSCSGTPIDLTPAAGVCLPVSLPLNSTSTGGGNLTWTVSGGTGFTFNSTNSSSAVDTLNFTKAGTYTVTLTSSNSCGSPTSSCATITIKGKPTPTPADIGGLSAFAQPANAQFPNGYYASCGATAIAPTTTPKTGETYAWSVIGTNGTPNPTGNTGTGTTPNFTLPVGQYNLNLTPSNSCGAAAQPATVPFIVTNPPVAQASTAPRPAAGQPKQVKICPATTVNLGVGTPATNVTYSWAVTGGGAGVTSPNSLTTTTTNSTVGTYLYVLTATDQLSNCVSKDTVQVLVNPRPVIKIGGDALADTTVCLSTVPFGMKATPNGGGWKGQGGISAAGSFTPNTIGSYAVRYGVTDANGCTDTLTANITVVAPPVISFAGNNFTFCNTPNTEPLPTPTANAVGTGVWSCPSVPAAITFSGGQYLINPSVALGAAIPPQNVVIRYTFTAAASPNCITVKDTIVRIIGSPSAEAGANKTVCADAAPFTITGTPTGGIWSGSGVASNGIFTPSSVPANTSTGYLLTYTIGGGSCSASDTMRVFVKPLPTIADSIATPTAVCIDKSPYLLTDYKQINGTVSWSGTGLPVGLLTFDNTSHLYEIDPSKGVAGTTYTLTFTYTETGSAPLCVQTKTKQLTINVLPVVTVQNANFCKNTSPVTMPSFSPTTGGTGIWTNVTSPTPTPNITVNANGTFVPNETGTFTLRYTFTDNNGCVSFKDATVVISEPTTVEAGVNDTVCVSDAAFNLTGFSPAGGQWTGTGITNINGTFDPAVAGVGVFTLKYTTNPSDPLCERHDTKTIRVKPLPVITDTVLAARTPSEVCIDKAKYVLSDYKRANGTVSWSGVGLPVGLLTFDALQNVYEFDPSKGIAGTTYTLTFTYTENSIAPQCSNTHTKTIKINPLPVVLARDTTFCRSLTATSVQLANFSPTVGGTGVWTNITTPAPVPNITLNANGSFVPNALGNFTFRYTFTDGTTACQSFKDISVNITEPVTVEAGNNLVMCVDTAAANFILPSFSPAGGTWSGTAVSLAGVFTPRNANPSPSNPNGTTYKLVYSVGAGLCLRKDSITVRVKPLPSVNAGANQDTICYFDAPLQLSTLAGVTPTSGGTWSGTGITNNSTGIFDPKTAVGATPPTTPQTFTISYNFRAANSCDSTHTKTIVVNPMPVARFDTLTPRAIYCKGVAYTFPNTSIVPAGSSSMTYLWDFGDGVLRPSLPNGNGQFTFTSTGFKNITLYAKSQKTCWDTLTLPIRVVEPAVPNFTFNKPVSASDSCAPKVVIFTNQTTGFEPSYQWNFGNGVTSTLAVPPPVTYLPSKYRDTTYYITLTTPNSCGTPIKRDSITVHPVPTAGFSYDKIICAGFPLTIYNTSYGKAKQYKWTFGDAPSTVVTTFPVNPPQQNTVIHAFQYSGKDDTTYVVKLIALNECGSDTLIDSIKVKANEVKAFFALGNDSVGCAPYTITLTSNQPQGTSNALTWFWGDNTSTAGGFQQAHTFTAAGTYKVRLAVVNGCNQDTITRNIHVKPKPIAAFAVNKTNTCKGDTIYITNNSSSPSGLPIKYLWDYGDGTTSTQNPPPPKVYTNSGNYTISLTVTENVGAGTVACEKIATQNIVIGADSIVKAKLGIDTARGCEGLPVTFTNQTSGNNPNFVIFGGNGNIATTSPVTFVYNTAGTYFAYMKVIGSCNTDSTAKVAIKITPKPQAAFAVSQDSICLGDTLHITNNTLNQGNFQFFWDFGDATTSDLNAPPVKMYTTAGIYTITMRVVSFASAGVPSCTTFVQKTIKVRPLPTANFATVNAVCEGTTVTFQNLSTNAVQYLWDFGVSGSALVGTNVSYTYTTSGVFNVRLIAYNSVGCTDTLYKQINVFPKASPDFSMTDTAGCSDLTVNFTNTSPYPTIAQGFLKWDFGNGNTFNGFFGVPAQTYTNTTALPKIYTVKLIATTAFGCKDSVSKQITVYPTPKAGFTIAPNDTLLQSNATFTFQNTTTPTGSWSYIWNYGDNTPSDTVTTTADQTHSYDSLGTYTVTLIAVSDKGCSTSVSHSVTVLPVPPQANFEVIGDSAGCAPFVFQVQNTSRFGQNYFWDFGNGVRYELKNPPPITYYDAGKYTVRLVAVNPSGVDTLIRSQIVTVYDRPIAAFRVNPKTVILPNKLLKTLNISRGDTVKARYFWEFGDSTATVEGFEPSHLYTKEGVYTIRMVMVSQHGCTDTTVIDSAVTATTGGVLVVPNAFTPRGGNLPSPDNLNDVFLPLTDGAVKYSLKIFSRWGEMLFESDDPAKGWDGYHRGQLCTQDVYAYKVEVTFADGTKKTKVGDVTLLR
- a CDS encoding bleomycin resistance protein codes for the protein MLTNICPKLPMRNLDITQDFYVNKLGFENIGAADYEGYLILKKDDIEIHLFEFQELDPKNNYGQVYIRTTDIETLYQWLVEKQIAIHPNGRLAAKPWGQKEFSLLDPDHNLLTFGQQI
- a CDS encoding GNAT family N-acetyltransferase — encoded protein: MKILTETTRLYLREINNTDTADLFEMDSDPAVHLYIENQPLISIEEIEPVIRSLQKQYQDNGIARWAVVEKATNECVGWAGLKLFREQMNNRQNFYELGYRFKQKHWGKGFATESSKAILDYGFEHLPTETIFAITHPHNANSQKVLGKLGFAYQETFEYEGEPTFWFELTKSHWKEHRNNLSY
- a CDS encoding DUF1801 domain-containing protein, with product MNIPETIETFLSRYDAQVSSNAHLLRELVLQNLPQVQEQLDVSAKMIGYCYGQKYSELICMLIPSQKGLKLGFYKGVDLPDPHHLLKGNGKISRYVEIKTVEDIEKAALQTMLAEALKTYHNRNIQS